One window of Anaerolineales bacterium genomic DNA carries:
- a CDS encoding family 1 glycosylhydrolase, whose product MQSPASGIDVRGHKIWSLVDDFEWGYGFSKRFGLTRTD is encoded by the coding sequence ATGCAGTCACCCGCATCAGGCATTGATGTTCGCGGGCATAAGATCTGGTCACTGGTGGATGACTTCGAATGGGGATATGGCTTTTCCAAACGCTTCGGTCTGACCCGTACCGACTAA
- a CDS encoding alpha-ketoacid dehydrogenase subunit beta — protein MPEMTYLEAIRQALWQEMKRDESVFLIGEDIGVYGGAFGLTHGMLDEFGPERVRETPISEATIVATAVGASLLGMRPVAEIMFMDFVLLALDQIANQAAKMRFMFGGRTSVPIVVRMPGGSGTGAASQHSQSLESILMHFPGLKVVNPSTPYDAKGLMLASIRDPNPVCFVEHKALYKTKGDVPEDDYIIPIGVAEVKRAGRDLTVVANNIMVMKTLNVAKRLAQDGIEVEVIDPRTLLPLDTETIINSVVKTGRLLVVHEACQTGGWAGEVIASVVGSPAFDYIDAPVRRLGGKDIPIPYNRGLEKFAVPQEADIENEIRAMVGGAL, from the coding sequence ATGCCTGAAATGACCTATCTCGAAGCAATCCGTCAGGCGCTCTGGCAAGAGATGAAACGCGACGAGTCCGTCTTCTTGATCGGCGAAGACATCGGTGTATATGGCGGCGCCTTCGGGTTGACACACGGCATGTTGGACGAGTTCGGTCCAGAACGCGTGCGTGAGACGCCCATCTCCGAAGCGACGATTGTCGCCACCGCGGTCGGCGCCTCCCTGCTGGGAATGCGCCCCGTCGCCGAGATCATGTTCATGGATTTTGTCCTGCTCGCGCTCGACCAGATCGCAAATCAAGCCGCCAAGATGCGCTTCATGTTCGGCGGGCGCACCAGCGTCCCCATCGTTGTCCGCATGCCTGGCGGTTCTGGCACTGGCGCGGCGTCGCAGCATTCGCAATCGCTAGAAAGCATTCTCATGCATTTCCCGGGGCTAAAAGTCGTGAATCCCTCCACGCCATACGACGCCAAAGGTTTGATGCTCGCTTCCATCCGCGACCCGAATCCTGTCTGCTTTGTCGAACATAAAGCGCTGTACAAAACGAAAGGCGATGTGCCAGAAGACGATTACATAATTCCCATTGGCGTGGCGGAGGTCAAACGCGCGGGACGCGACCTCACCGTCGTTGCCAACAACATTATGGTGATGAAGACTCTCAACGTCGCCAAACGTCTTGCGCAGGACGGCATCGAGGTCGAAGTCATTGACCCGCGCACACTGCTTCCACTCGATACCGAAACCATCATCAACTCGGTTGTCAAAACGGGACGGCTGCTCGTAGTTCATGAAGCCTGCCAGACGGGCGGCTGGGCAGGCGAAGTCATCGCGTCGGTCGTCGGCAGTCCCGCCTTCGATTACATTGACGCGCCGGTGCGGCGGCTCGGCGGCAAGGACATCCCCATCCCCTACAACCGCGGTCTCGAAAAATTCGCCGTTCCGCAGGAAGCCGATATCGAGAACGAGATCCGAGCAATGGTGGGAGGCGCGCTCTAA
- a CDS encoding HPr family phosphocarrier protein gives MPEATIQVKHKVGLHARPAALFVQTASKFSSTIKVRNLTTNGKFVDAKSIIMVLTLGVMKDHEILIQTEGANAESALEALKSLIESNFGET, from the coding sequence ATGCCTGAAGCTACAATACAAGTAAAACACAAAGTGGGCTTGCACGCGCGTCCCGCCGCATTATTCGTGCAAACCGCCTCCAAATTTTCCTCCACCATTAAGGTGAGAAACCTGACGACGAACGGCAAATTTGTGGACGCCAAAAGCATTATCATGGTGTTGACCCTCGGCGTCATGAAGGACCATGAAATCCTCATCCAGACCGAGGGCGCAAATGCAGAATCCGCGCTGGAGGCGTTGAAATCCCTCATCGAAAGCAATTTCGGCGAGACTTGA
- a CDS encoding sugar-binding transcriptional regulator: MKDKRATQDRASLLADVAEMYYLEDKNQSEIAKAVGVTRSMISRMLTEARQSGIVEIRIRRAAKSDPDLERALIERFELKDAFAVTAPAEGERLVRALGNAGAQLLKRFVAPDITLGLAWGTSISATVDAFETSESIPMRVVQLVGAMGVRNMEYDGHDLVSRLSEKVGGDAYYLNAPYVCKDEQMVASLLETKSIQETVKAGRKTDVALVGVGTTLPEYSSFYLAGYVSLQELKDLRREGGIGDVCGLHFDIHGQPACEEFTRRLMTIRRRDLLSIPIRLGVAGGEGKVEAILGALRGGYVNVLVTDTPTARKVLDMADDK; this comes from the coding sequence ATGAAGGATAAACGAGCCACCCAGGACCGCGCCAGTCTGCTGGCGGATGTCGCAGAGATGTATTACCTGGAGGATAAGAACCAGTCCGAGATCGCCAAAGCCGTGGGTGTGACGCGTTCGATGATCTCGCGGATGTTGACGGAGGCACGGCAGAGCGGCATCGTGGAGATCCGCATTCGGCGCGCCGCAAAATCGGACCCTGACCTGGAACGAGCGTTAATCGAACGCTTCGAATTGAAGGACGCCTTTGCAGTGACGGCTCCAGCAGAGGGCGAGCGTCTCGTACGCGCGCTGGGAAACGCAGGGGCGCAACTGTTGAAACGCTTCGTCGCACCGGATATAACCCTCGGTCTGGCATGGGGCACGTCCATCAGCGCAACCGTGGACGCCTTCGAAACCTCCGAATCGATTCCGATGCGCGTTGTGCAATTGGTCGGCGCAATGGGCGTTCGCAACATGGAATATGACGGCCACGATCTGGTATCGCGCCTTTCGGAAAAAGTGGGCGGGGACGCATATTATCTGAACGCGCCATACGTTTGTAAGGACGAACAAATGGTGGCTTCCCTGTTGGAAACAAAGAGCATCCAAGAGACGGTCAAGGCGGGTAGAAAAACAGACGTGGCGCTAGTGGGGGTCGGTACAACATTGCCCGAATATTCCAGCTTTTATCTGGCGGGTTATGTTTCACTTCAGGAGTTGAAGGATTTGCGGCGCGAAGGCGGCATCGGCGATGTTTGTGGATTGCATTTCGACATCCACGGTCAGCCTGCCTGCGAGGAATTTACGCGCCGCTTGATGACCATCCGCCGCAGGGATTTGCTGTCCATTCCGATCCGTTTGGGTGTGGCGGGCGGCGAAGGTAAAGTGGAGGCAATTCTCGGCGCGTTGCGTGGCGGGTATGTCAACGTGCTGGTGACGGATACTCCAACCGCCAGAAAAGTGCTCGACATGGCGGATGATAAATAA
- a CDS encoding thiamine pyrophosphate-dependent dehydrogenase E1 component subunit alpha produces the protein MAKPKVKENIIQDDFNERVRRLGLSDETLIGLYRTMCTVRHFEYTADRLYAEGKVHGTMHLSAGQEAVAAGTRLALQPNDYLINHHRGHGHFIAKGADVNMMMAEFLGKDTGYNHGRGGSMHIADFQSNNLGANGIVGGGIPQAVGVGLALQMQRRKEICICIFGDGASNEGVFHEALNMVSLWKLPVLYVCENNKYGMSMDVERVVAKLPIAQRAEAYGIPWSTVDGNDVIAVYETMKNAAEYVRAGSGPYFVEAMTYRYFGHSKSDRNLYRPKEEIEDWKQNRDPIMRFTKCLLRSEILGEEQAREVNAQAEQVILKAVEYAEASPDPDISTLMEYVYA, from the coding sequence ATGGCGAAACCAAAGGTGAAGGAAAATATTATACAGGATGATTTTAACGAACGCGTAAGAAGGCTGGGGTTATCCGATGAGACGTTGATCGGTTTGTATCGGACAATGTGTACCGTCCGCCATTTCGAATATACAGCAGATCGACTCTACGCGGAGGGAAAAGTCCACGGCACGATGCATCTCTCGGCTGGGCAGGAAGCGGTGGCGGCAGGCACGCGTCTGGCCTTGCAACCTAACGATTACCTGATCAACCATCATCGCGGACACGGTCACTTCATCGCCAAGGGTGCAGATGTCAACATGATGATGGCAGAGTTCCTGGGCAAGGACACGGGCTACAACCACGGACGCGGCGGTTCAATGCATATCGCGGACTTTCAATCCAACAACCTGGGCGCAAATGGAATCGTCGGAGGCGGAATCCCGCAAGCGGTGGGCGTGGGACTTGCCCTCCAGATGCAGAGGCGCAAGGAGATTTGCATCTGCATCTTTGGCGATGGCGCATCCAATGAGGGCGTCTTCCACGAAGCCTTGAACATGGTGAGTTTATGGAAACTACCCGTTCTTTACGTTTGCGAGAACAACAAATACGGCATGTCGATGGACGTGGAGCGCGTCGTGGCAAAATTGCCGATCGCCCAGCGCGCCGAAGCGTACGGAATTCCCTGGTCAACCGTGGACGGCAACGATGTGATTGCGGTATACGAAACCATGAAGAATGCCGCTGAATACGTCCGCGCGGGAAGCGGTCCCTATTTTGTGGAGGCGATGACTTATCGTTACTTCGGTCATTCCAAGAGCGATCGCAACTTGTACCGCCCCAAGGAAGAGATCGAAGATTGGAAACAGAATCGCGATCCCATTATGCGTTTCACCAAATGTCTGCTTCGATCCGAGATCCTTGGCGAAGAACAGGCGCGGGAGGTGAATGCGCAGGCGGAACAGGTCATACTCAAAGCGGTGGAATATGCCGAAGCCTCTCCCGATCCCGACATCTCGACACTGATGGAATACGTCTATGCCTGA
- a CDS encoding 2-oxo acid dehydrogenase subunit E2: MPKFDMDQEKATIITWSKKEGDFIKFDETVLTVETEKVAIDVPAPATGTLARILFKDGDVVPVTKVIAYILKEGETLADLPSMADVPSPLPKPAAAPVPQTVNAASAASILATPVALRMAKEEGVDLSKVSATGERITREDVERFLASKKPVGRVTVAATPAARRVARESGIALETVAGSGPRGRVQSADVSEMAKPIPAPVIHEREAEVIPLTGIRRTIAERMQQSFQESPHIALTVDVDMTEAENVRKRFNAQAEKLGQPRVTLTALIIKVVAWTLVRNPYLNASFNGDSISLWKDVNIGVATAAPQGLIVPVLKSGDKLGVSEINLRLTELTDRARDNKLKLEDVHGGTFTISNLGMFGIRQFRAVINPPESAILAVGSIVRTPMVVDENDRIEVRPVLSLTLSADHRVIDGIVAARFLSDLVTGLESPSMLLY; encoded by the coding sequence ATGCCTAAGTTTGACATGGACCAGGAAAAAGCCACCATCATCACATGGTCCAAAAAAGAGGGTGACTTCATCAAGTTCGATGAAACCGTGCTGACCGTGGAAACTGAAAAAGTGGCGATTGATGTCCCCGCACCCGCCACTGGGACTCTCGCTCGCATCCTGTTCAAGGACGGCGACGTGGTTCCAGTGACTAAGGTCATCGCCTATATTTTGAAGGAAGGTGAGACGCTTGCAGATTTACCTTCAATGGCTGACGTGCCCTCGCCTCTTCCCAAGCCAGCGGCTGCTCCTGTTCCCCAAACCGTGAACGCCGCCTCAGCCGCTTCCATCCTTGCCACACCGGTCGCGCTGCGCATGGCAAAAGAAGAAGGCGTGGACCTCTCCAAAGTTTCCGCGACGGGTGAGCGTATCACACGCGAAGACGTGGAACGATTCCTCGCGAGTAAAAAACCGGTTGGGCGCGTGACCGTCGCCGCCACGCCCGCCGCCCGCCGCGTCGCGCGCGAGAGTGGAATCGCCCTCGAAACAGTGGCGGGCTCGGGTCCGCGTGGACGCGTGCAATCCGCCGATGTGTCGGAGATGGCGAAACCGATCCCTGCACCCGTCATCCACGAGCGCGAGGCGGAGGTCATCCCGTTGACGGGCATCCGCCGCACGATTGCCGAGCGGATGCAGCAAAGTTTCCAGGAGTCGCCACACATCGCCCTGACCGTGGATGTGGACATGACCGAAGCGGAAAACGTCCGCAAGCGATTCAACGCGCAAGCCGAAAAGTTGGGGCAACCGCGCGTCACCCTCACGGCGCTAATCATCAAGGTCGTGGCGTGGACGCTGGTTCGCAACCCATACCTCAACGCTTCATTCAACGGCGATTCGATTTCCCTGTGGAAAGACGTGAACATCGGCGTCGCCACCGCCGCGCCGCAAGGCTTGATCGTGCCGGTGCTCAAAAGCGGGGACAAATTGGGCGTCAGCGAGATCAACCTGCGTCTGACCGAACTGACAGACCGGGCGCGGGATAACAAACTGAAATTGGAGGATGTACATGGCGGCACGTTCACCATTTCCAACCTCGGTATGTTCGGCATCCGCCAATTCCGCGCTGTGATCAACCCACCGGAGAGCGCCATCCTCGCTGTCGGGAGCATCGTGCGGACACCCATGGTGGTGGACGAAAACGACCGCATCGAAGTCCGACCGGTGCTGTCGCTCACCCTCTCCGCCGACCACCGCGTGATTGACGGCATCGTCGCGGCGCGCTTCCTGTCCGACCTGGTGACCGGGCTTGAGTCGCCGTCCATGCTTTTGTATTAA
- a CDS encoding class II aldolase/adducin family protein encodes MILEELRAQVLRTALLLPKYNLVWMAGGTVCARDPQTGYIVVTPSGLDYERLTPDDMIVTDMDMNLVEGKFRPSVALNLWAGFMRARPDEIYAVIHTHSPHATAFSVIHQSIPVITETMADWFGQSVPVTRYLSVEDPEFSTLPIKVMGNRYAVLLGNHGPITVGRTLEYALERAVTLEEAARTYFIACAIGKPVILSKEQATASFDYYHNRYGQKKP; translated from the coding sequence ATGATCCTCGAAGAATTGCGCGCTCAGGTTCTGCGGACTGCCCTGCTCCTGCCGAAGTACAACCTCGTGTGGATGGCGGGAGGGACGGTCTGCGCGCGCGACCCGCAAACGGGATACATCGTCGTCACTCCCAGCGGATTGGACTACGAACGCCTTACTCCGGACGACATGATCGTCACCGATATGGATATGAATCTTGTCGAGGGTAAATTTCGCCCGTCCGTAGCGCTCAACCTGTGGGCCGGTTTCATGCGCGCCCGGCCAGACGAAATTTACGCGGTCATCCATACGCACTCTCCACATGCGACCGCGTTTTCAGTTATTCACCAATCCATCCCTGTCATCACCGAGACAATGGCAGACTGGTTCGGGCAGTCCGTGCCGGTGACACGCTACCTGAGCGTGGAAGATCCTGAGTTTTCCACCCTGCCCATCAAAGTGATGGGGAACAGATACGCCGTCCTGCTCGGCAACCACGGACCGATCACAGTCGGCAGGACGCTCGAATACGCCCTTGAACGCGCGGTGACGCTGGAAGAAGCAGCGCGCACCTATTTCATTGCATGTGCGATAGGCAAGCCTGTCATTTTATCCAAAGAACAGGCGACTGCTTCCTTTGATTATTACCACAACCGTTACGGACAAAAGAAACCATGA
- a CDS encoding zinc-binding dehydrogenase, translated as MRKEMRAVVYLGPEQIELQSLPIPEPKEGELLVKVRAATTCGTDVKTYRRGHPKFPPPFVFGHEFGGDVVKVGKGVTQFHEGMRVTANVFAECGECYYCQRGQGNLCENLVYNFGAFAECMIIPASIVRKSTFEIPAHVPYAHAALLEPLVTVVHGWHKVAVQPGETVAIIGAGGPISLMFIQLLLRSGAGQVIAIGHSPARLSVAKELGATYLVNAKEQDALTVVRELTHGFGADLVIECAGTKSTWETSVEAVRRGGRVLWFGGLPGGTKVAVDACRVHYGEIDLLNMHGGTAAEAREAFELIVSGAVNVAPMLSGEVSLDQVEQALKRMMAGEVVKMVINPDL; from the coding sequence ATGAGAAAAGAAATGCGTGCGGTGGTCTATCTCGGACCAGAGCAAATCGAGTTGCAGAGTCTCCCCATTCCCGAGCCGAAAGAGGGAGAGCTTCTGGTCAAAGTTCGAGCGGCGACCACTTGCGGTACAGACGTAAAAACCTACCGGCGCGGGCATCCCAAATTCCCGCCGCCGTTCGTATTTGGTCACGAGTTCGGAGGGGATGTGGTGAAGGTTGGGAAAGGGGTGACGCAATTCCACGAAGGAATGCGCGTCACGGCAAACGTCTTTGCCGAGTGTGGGGAATGTTATTACTGCCAGCGCGGACAGGGAAACTTGTGCGAGAACCTGGTATACAACTTCGGTGCGTTCGCTGAGTGCATGATCATCCCGGCTTCTATAGTGCGCAAATCAACGTTCGAGATCCCCGCTCACGTCCCCTATGCTCATGCAGCGTTGCTGGAGCCGCTAGTCACGGTGGTGCATGGCTGGCATAAGGTGGCGGTACAGCCGGGGGAAACAGTGGCAATCATCGGCGCAGGCGGACCGATCAGTTTGATGTTCATCCAGTTGTTGTTGCGCTCCGGGGCAGGGCAGGTGATCGCCATCGGTCACAGTCCGGCGCGGCTGTCGGTGGCGAAAGAACTTGGTGCAACGTATTTGGTGAATGCGAAGGAACAGGATGCGTTGACAGTAGTCCGCGAGCTGACGCACGGTTTCGGCGCGGATCTGGTCATCGAGTGCGCCGGAACCAAGTCCACATGGGAAACTTCAGTGGAGGCAGTGCGGCGGGGCGGACGGGTGCTGTGGTTTGGCGGCTTGCCAGGCGGAACAAAGGTCGCGGTGGACGCGTGCCGCGTCCACTACGGTGAGATTGACCTGCTCAACATGCATGGCGGGACGGCGGCAGAAGCGCGCGAAGCGTTCGAACTGATTGTCTCCGGGGCGGTCAATGTCGCTCCGATGTTGAGCGGGGAGGTCTCGCTGGATCAGGTGGAGCAGGCGCTGAAGCGTATGATGGCGGGTGAGGTGGTCAAAATGGTCATCAATCCCGATTTGTGA
- a CDS encoding cysteine desulfurase — translation MSHRIYLDYCATTPVHPYVRNRMLEALDANFGNPSSLHWAGKDAQRLVDQARADVAGGIGCRPDEIIFTSGATEADNLALFGILKLFPSKEAHLITSAIEHHAVLHAAHRLEQEGYAVTYLPVDKHGLVNSEDMRKAIRPQTKLISIMSINNEVGSIQPVSEIGKIAREHNILFHTDAVQAVGLFDVDVDELNADLLSLSAHKIYGPKGVGALYVRSGIELFPMLFGGSHERARRAGTENVPGIVGLGAAMKLIREHRAGEHARLTGLRKYLVDGLQATGLDVTVNGLEDTTSPHVISVSFPGTDAEMLQIRLSNEGVAVSLGSACNSKSIEPSHVLTAMGLPREQIEATLRISLGMFTTEAEMDEFMNVLVRVLPRVAV, via the coding sequence ATGAGTCATCGAATTTACCTGGATTACTGTGCAACAACCCCGGTCCACCCGTACGTGCGGAACCGGATGCTGGAGGCTTTGGATGCCAACTTTGGCAACCCCTCCAGCCTGCACTGGGCGGGGAAGGATGCCCAGAGACTTGTGGATCAAGCCCGGGCGGACGTTGCCGGCGGGATCGGATGTCGCCCGGACGAGATCATCTTCACCAGCGGAGCGACCGAGGCGGATAACCTCGCTCTTTTCGGAATCCTCAAACTGTTCCCATCCAAAGAAGCTCATCTCATCACCTCAGCCATTGAGCATCATGCCGTCCTGCACGCCGCGCATCGCCTCGAGCAGGAGGGATATGCCGTGACGTATCTGCCGGTGGATAAACACGGCTTGGTGAACTCTGAAGATATGCGGAAGGCGATCCGTCCCCAGACCAAACTGATCTCAATCATGTCCATAAACAACGAGGTTGGCTCCATCCAGCCGGTCTCAGAGATCGGGAAGATTGCCCGCGAACACAACATCCTCTTTCACACCGATGCCGTCCAGGCAGTCGGTTTGTTCGATGTGGATGTGGACGAGTTGAACGCGGATTTGCTCTCGCTCTCGGCGCACAAAATCTATGGACCAAAAGGCGTTGGCGCATTGTACGTCCGTTCGGGAATTGAATTATTCCCGATGCTCTTTGGCGGATCTCACGAACGTGCGCGCCGTGCCGGAACCGAAAATGTGCCCGGCATCGTGGGCTTGGGTGCAGCGATGAAACTCATCCGAGAACATCGCGCCGGGGAGCATGCGCGGCTGACAGGGCTGAGAAAATACCTGGTGGATGGGTTACAGGCTACCGGTCTGGATGTGACCGTGAATGGATTGGAAGATACGACCTCGCCGCACGTCATCTCCGTTAGTTTCCCTGGCACAGACGCGGAAATGCTGCAAATACGCCTGAGCAATGAAGGCGTCGCCGTCTCACTGGGATCCGCCTGCAACTCGAAATCCATCGAGCCTTCGCACGTGCTGACCGCAATGGGGCTGCCGCGCGAACAGATCGAAGCGACATTGCGCATCTCGCTGGGCATGTTCACCACGGAAGCCGAGATGGATGAGTTCATGAATGTGTTGGTCCGCGTTTTGCCTCGCGTAGCAGTATAA
- a CDS encoding PTS sugar transporter subunit IIA: MTLEFNEALIAFDVQAQNAREVIDLLAVRMHAQGLVTAEYGAQTWERELHHPTGLPTKPFCIAFPHADSEGVHRSALGVAMMRQPVVFQNMADPDEGLEVSVVFMLANRDPEEQIQTLRNLAELFGQPEKLVELREQANLQGVESWLRRELRLG; the protein is encoded by the coding sequence ATGACGCTGGAATTCAACGAAGCCTTGATCGCATTCGATGTACAGGCGCAGAACGCCCGTGAAGTCATTGACCTGTTGGCGGTGAGGATGCATGCGCAGGGACTTGTCACCGCAGAGTACGGCGCGCAGACCTGGGAACGGGAACTACATCATCCCACCGGGCTGCCGACAAAGCCCTTCTGTATCGCCTTTCCCCACGCGGATTCCGAGGGAGTCCACCGATCCGCTTTAGGGGTGGCGATGATGCGTCAGCCGGTGGTATTCCAAAATATGGCGGATCCGGATGAAGGTCTGGAGGTGAGCGTTGTCTTCATGCTGGCGAACCGTGATCCGGAGGAGCAGATCCAAACGTTGAGAAACCTGGCCGAGTTGTTCGGTCAGCCTGAAAAATTAGTTGAATTACGGGAACAAGCCAATCTGCAGGGGGTCGAATCCTGGCTCAGGCGTGAACTCCGCCTGGGTTGA
- a CDS encoding DUF4097 family beta strand repeat protein, with amino-acid sequence MKKIVSVPLCLFLFACASGNPPTQLPIRVAQIAEGQSVFIHLNMGSVTVHGGEEGHVTVAGQTLSPDQTEYNVTTVNDQIQYVFNYTGKRSSDPPVHLEIGIPNNVSLTIETDSASIIVRDYTGEVEAASVSGAILIEDVQGMVTARSNRGDVTVKNNAGTISIVGNYGVLTLDGIKGDIGVSTIMGTIIFYGLIHAGDKVHLETDHGPVEAYLDAESSLTLAAQSTSGDMACMLAGINSSTRWCDGKFGAGDGALQIRTVSGAVWIRIMP; translated from the coding sequence GTGAAAAAAATCGTTTCCGTCCCCCTGTGCCTGTTTCTCTTCGCCTGCGCGTCTGGGAACCCACCCACTCAACTGCCAATTCGCGTTGCGCAAATTGCTGAAGGTCAATCTGTATTCATACACCTCAACATGGGCTCGGTGACCGTTCACGGCGGCGAAGAGGGGCATGTGACCGTTGCTGGTCAAACACTCTCCCCCGATCAAACCGAATATAACGTGACGACGGTGAACGATCAAATCCAGTATGTTTTCAATTACACAGGAAAGCGATCTTCCGATCCACCGGTTCATTTGGAGATTGGCATTCCAAATAATGTCTCGTTGACAATCGAGACCGACTCTGCCTCCATAATAGTGCGCGATTACACGGGCGAGGTGGAAGCAGCCTCGGTTTCGGGTGCCATTTTGATTGAAGATGTTCAAGGGATGGTGACGGCGCGTTCCAACCGCGGGGATGTGACCGTGAAGAACAATGCGGGAACAATCAGCATCGTTGGAAATTACGGCGTGTTGACTCTCGATGGCATAAAAGGGGATATTGGTGTTTCGACAATCATGGGAACGATTATCTTCTACGGCTTGATTCATGCAGGCGACAAGGTCCATCTTGAGACGGATCATGGACCTGTGGAGGCGTATCTCGATGCGGAGTCCAGCCTGACGCTCGCCGCGCAATCCACCAGCGGCGACATGGCTTGCATGTTAGCTGGCATCAATTCATCCACGCGCTGGTGCGACGGAAAATTTGGGGCAGGCGACGGAGCGTTGCAGATTCGAACTGTGAGCGGGGCAGTCTGGATCCGGATCATGCCTTGA
- a CDS encoding PTS galactitol transporter subunit IIC, with the protein MEILQNAVAWFLGLGSTVIVPIVLIILGLIFRVGFAKAVRGGVTTGVGLAGLFLVVNLIISALQPAVQALATNMGIEKSYVDVNWADAGIAWGWPGVAGLVVSILVINVLMVVLKLTKTLWTDVWSYWHGSALAGFVWALTGGNVVLGIAAGVLYLVLGSLMSDLTAKKYQEFNDMPGIGVPCGTTVQASLFAMPVVWVLDRIPGLKDWDASPEGIKKRFGLIGEPAILGLILGFIIGIAAGYNVQQWLGLGMQVATMMVVLPRMVSIIAEGIVPITMSIVQYMRERFKDREIFVAVDCAVLLGHPAVMASSVILFPLCVLLAAVLPGVQMLPIASLAVIPFWAGAVVPYTKGNVIKTVIVILLYSIPFMYFSTLTVDSHTAAFEMMGQYGEQISQGLKLASWDMGGDILGFFIQRLFGLFS; encoded by the coding sequence ATGGAAATTCTACAAAACGCTGTTGCCTGGTTCCTGGGACTGGGCTCCACCGTGATCGTGCCGATCGTCCTGATCATTCTGGGTCTCATCTTCCGCGTTGGCTTTGCCAAAGCCGTGCGCGGTGGTGTCACCACGGGTGTCGGTCTGGCAGGCTTGTTCCTGGTTGTCAACCTGATCATCTCTGCCCTGCAGCCGGCCGTTCAGGCACTGGCGACCAACATGGGCATTGAGAAATCCTATGTGGACGTCAACTGGGCCGACGCAGGCATTGCCTGGGGCTGGCCAGGTGTCGCAGGACTGGTGGTTTCGATCCTGGTGATCAATGTGCTTATGGTGGTGTTGAAACTCACCAAGACCTTGTGGACGGATGTGTGGTCCTACTGGCACGGCTCCGCGTTGGCAGGCTTCGTCTGGGCGCTCACCGGCGGGAATGTGGTGTTGGGTATCGCGGCAGGTGTGCTCTACCTGGTGTTGGGCAGTCTCATGAGCGACTTGACCGCCAAGAAATATCAAGAGTTCAACGACATGCCGGGCATCGGCGTGCCTTGCGGTACGACGGTGCAAGCCAGCCTCTTCGCCATGCCCGTGGTCTGGGTGCTGGACCGCATTCCCGGTCTCAAAGATTGGGACGCCTCCCCCGAAGGCATCAAGAAACGCTTCGGGCTGATCGGTGAACCCGCAATCCTGGGTCTCATTCTGGGCTTTATCATTGGTATCGCTGCGGGTTATAACGTCCAGCAGTGGCTCGGCTTGGGGATGCAAGTGGCAACCATGATGGTCGTCCTGCCCCGCATGGTCTCGATCATCGCTGAAGGCATCGTGCCGATCACCATGTCCATCGTCCAGTACATGCGCGAACGCTTCAAGGATCGCGAGATCTTCGTCGCGGTGGACTGCGCCGTCCTGCTCGGTCACCCGGCGGTAATGGCGTCCTCCGTCATCCTGTTCCCGTTGTGTGTTTTGCTGGCGGCGGTTTTGCCTGGCGTGCAAATGCTGCCCATCGCTTCGCTGGCGGTCATTCCGTTCTGGGCGGGCGCAGTGGTGCCTTATACCAAGGGTAACGTCATCAAGACCGTGATCGTAATCCTGCTCTACTCGATCCCGTTCATGTACTTCTCCACGCTGACCGTGGATTCACACACTGCCGCCTTCGAGATGATGGGGCAGTACGGCGAGCAGATTTCACAAGGCTTGAAATTGGCTAGCTGGGATATGGGCGGCGACATCCTCGGCTTCTTCATCCAGAGGCTGTTCGGATTGTTCAGCTAA
- a CDS encoding PTS galactitol transporter subunit IIB, with product MGKLIVVACGAGINTSTIAEDTIRERMAKEGFADVEVKRILMADIEGYLTRSDLVLIVSMMKIFRTFDVPVIQGMPFLIGSQEEKNVLLEKIVDVVKSK from the coding sequence ATGGGTAAATTGATCGTCGTAGCCTGCGGCGCTGGCATCAACACCTCCACGATTGCGGAGGATACGATTCGTGAGCGCATGGCAAAGGAGGGGTTTGCAGACGTGGAGGTCAAGCGAATTCTGATGGCTGACATCGAAGGCTATCTGACGCGCAGCGACCTGGTCTTAATCGTTTCGATGATGAAGATCTTCCGTACCTTCGATGTTCCGGTCATCCAAGGCATGCCCTTCCTGATCGGCTCGCAGGAAGAAAAGAACGTACTACTGGAAAAGATTGTCGACGTAGTCAAAAGCAAGTAG